From Anomalospiza imberbis isolate Cuckoo-Finch-1a 21T00152 chromosome 14, ASM3175350v1, whole genome shotgun sequence, a single genomic window includes:
- the TIMM8A gene encoding mitochondrial import inner membrane translocase subunit Tim8 A yields the protein MDPPSAAGLGGADPQLQRFIEVETQKQRFQQLVHQMTELCWEKCMDKPGPKLDSRAETCFVNCVERFIDTSQFILNRLEQTQKSKSAFSESLSD from the exons ATGGACCCGCCGTCCGCCGCCGGGCTGGGCGGGGCCGACCCCCAGCTCCAGCGCTTCATCGAGGTGGAGACGCAGAAGCAGCGCTTCCAGCAGCTGGTGCACCAGATGACCGAGCTCTGCTGG GAGAAGTGCATGGACAAGCCGGGCCCCAAGCTGGACAGCCGGGCTGAGACGTGCTTTGTGAACTGCGTGGAGCGCTTCATCGACACGAGCCAGTTCATCCTGAACCGGCTGGAGCAGACGCAGAAGTCCAAGTCGGCCTTCTCGGAGAGCCTGTCCGACTGA
- the LOC137482732 gene encoding aryl-hydrocarbon-interacting protein-like 1, producing MEETYLLNVEGVRKKILHGGQGELPKLQDGSKFTFHFQTLKDDFERTVIDDSREAGMPMEIIVGKMFKLEIWETLLSSMRIGEVAEFWCDAIHTGMYALVSRGMRRIAEGRDPLEGQKHRCGMGNMFDYHSTGYDDLDELQRTPQPLIFIMELFRVEDPSAYKRDTWAMSKEEKLAAVPVLHSEGNRLVLRREFAQAAAKYQEAVICLRNLQAKEKPWEDDWLKLESLVTPLVLNYCQCQLELGEYYEVLEHTTELLQKHNDNAKAYFKRAKAHAAVWNEREAREDFQRVAHLDPSMAAAVKKELKQLGERMRKKHVEDRKRYQGLFQSSQGLKAREGREGREVGDGAPQGEAGVRESPGQGEQGAETEVTEQPRAPQAEQGTPRAGGEGAAPGGEEARGEPVGEEVAGRDWTAVGKEENLGTCGAKPESLGTEKEDEKKEEREEEKEEGKEKKEEKKEETKEVKLERGAEEEDGKLEEEKEEVDKEEKEDKVEGEEKMERRAEKEDEKLKESEEVEKEEENEGKEREEEAVVKGKVEKDKEKECLVAKMEQPEAGQRGTIGETKAAGLLQGLEQGASRAEGAGMGSETQAQPKRAPHLGPPSEGLGPAEGAPGLEDKASGEAVSFREQGAVRGQENAGQGNISPESFTPGEDEELGEGAKIPPCPRAAGEGGAAPLEQCSNEQDRDQP from the exons ATGGAAGAAACCTACCTGCTGAATGTGGAAGGGGTCAGAAAGAAGATTCTGCATGGAGGCCAAGGGGAGCTGCCGAAGTTGCAGGATGGGAGCAAG TTCACCTTCCACTTCCAGACGCTGAAGGATGACTTCGAGCGGACGGTGATCGATGACAGCCGGGAAGCTGGCATGCCCATGGAGATCATCGTGGGCAAGATGTTCAAGCTGGAGATCTGGGAGACACTGCTCAGCTCCATGAGGATTGGGGAGGTGGCAGAGTTCTGGTGCGACGCCATT CACACAGGCATGTATGCCCTGGTCTCCAGGGGCATGCGGAGGATCGCAGAGGGACGGGACCCCCTGGAAGGCCAGAAGCACCGCTGTGGCATGGGCAACATGTTTGACTACCACAGCACAGGCTACGATGACCTGGACGAGCTGCAGCGGACGCCACAGCCTCTCATCTTCATCATGGAGCTGTTCCGG GTGGAGGATCCCTCAGCGTACAAACGTGACACCTGGGCCATGAGCAAGGAGGAGAAGCTGGCAGCAGTGCCCGTGCTGCACAGCGAGGGCAACCGCCTCGTCCTGCGCAGGGAGTTCGCGCAGGCGGCCGCCAAGTACCAGGAGGCTGTCATCTGCCTCAGGAACCTCCAGGCCAAG GAGAAGCCATGGGAGGACGACTGGCTgaagctggagagcctggtcACGCCGCTGGTGCTCAACTACTGCCAGTGCCAGCTGGAGCTCGGCGAGTACTACGAGGTGCTGGAGCACACCACGGAGCTTCTCCAGAAGCACAACG ACAATGCCAAGGCCTATTTCAAGCGGGCAAAGGCCCACGCTGCTGTCTGGAACGAGAGGGAGGCACGGGAGGACTTCCAGCGCGTGGCTCACCTCGACCCCTCCATGGCGGCTGCGGTGAAGAAGGAGCTGAagcagctgggggagaggaTGAGGAAGAAGCACGTGGAGGATCGGAAGCGCTACCAGGGCCTCTTCCAGTCATCCCAGGGCCTGAAGGCccgggaggggagggagggcagggaggtggGTGATGGGGCACCTCAGGGTGAGGCTGGGGTCCGggagagcccagggcagggggagcaGGGTGCTGAGACCGAGGTAACGGAACAGCCCAGGGCTCCCCAGGCAGAACAAGGgacccccagggctgggggcgaAGGGGCAGCACCAGGAGGAGAAGAAGCCCGGGGAGAGCCTGTGGGAGAAGAGGTGGCAGGGAGGGATTGGACAGCAGTcgggaaagaagaaaacctgGGCACCTGTGGGGCAAAGCCAGAGAGCCTGGGAACAGAGAAGGAAGatgagaaaaaggaggagagggaagaggaaaaagaggagggcaaagagaagaaagaggaaaaaaaagaggagaccAAGGAGGTAAAGCTAGAGAGGGGGGCAGAGGAAGAAGATGGAAAattggaggaggagaaggaggaggtagacaaggaagaaaaggaagacaaagtggagggggaagagaagatggagaggagagcagagaaagaagatgAGAAATTAAAAGAGAGTGAAGAAgtagagaaggaagaagaaaatgaaggaaaagagagggaggaagaggcagtaGTGAAAGGGAAAGTGGAGAAGGACAAAGAGAAAGAGTGTCTAGTAGCAAAAATGGAACAGCCTGAAGCAGGACAACGTGGGACGATAGGGGAGacaaaggcagcagggctgctgcaggggttgGAGCAAGgagccagcagagcagagggagctggcaTGGGGAGTGAGACCCAGGCTCAGCCAAAGAGAGCTCCACATTTGGGGCCTCCCAGCGAGGGGCTGGGTCCAGCTGAGGgggccccagggctggaggatAAAGCATCTGGGGAGGCGGTCAGCttcagggagcagggagcggtCAGGGGACAAGAAAATGCTGGGCAAGGCAACATCTCCCCAGAGAGCTTCACCCCTGGGGAAGATGAGGAGCTGGGTGAAGGGGCAAAAATACCCCcatgccccagagcagcaggagaagggggTGCTGCACCTCTGGAGCAGTGCAGCAACGAGCAGGACCGTgaccagccctga
- the GLA gene encoding alpha-galactosidase A, with product MAAARWALRWLAVAVAAVAAALALDNGLARTPPMGWLHWERFLCGTDCAADPRRCVSEQLFVEMADRMAAEGWRDAGYEFICIDDCWMAPTRDKQGRLQADPKRFPSGIRKLADYVHSKGLKLGIYSDVGTKTCAGFPGSYNHYDLDAQTFASWGVDLLKFDGCNSDSLEQLAEGYRLMSLALNKTGRSIVYSCEWPFYLRPVQQPNYTEIKQYCNHWRNFYDVYDSWSSIKSILDWTALHQDTIVKIAGPGGWNDPDMLVIGNFGLSWDQSVTQMAMWAIMAAPLFMSNDLRHISPEAKWLLQNKEVIAINQDPLGKQGYQLSKDKNFQLWERPLSGRAYAVAVLNQQEIGGPQKFTFSLTFLGNGLACNPACSIQQVLPASRDCGVYSWISSLSVEVNPTGTVLLKVLPL from the exons atGGCGGCGGCGCGCTGGGCGCTGCGCTGGCTCGCGGTGGCGGTGGCCGCGGTGGCGGCGGCGCTGGCGCTGGACAACGGCCTGGCGCGGACACCGCCCATGGGCTGGCTGCACTGGGAGCGCTTCCTCTGCGGCACCGACTGCGCCGCCGACCCGCGCCGCTGCGTCAG cgAGCAGCTGTTCGTGGAGATGGCTGACAGGATGGCTGCCGAGGGCTGGAGGGACGCCGGCTACGAGTTCATCTGCATTGACGACTGCTGGATGGCCCCGACGCGGGACAAGCAGGGCAGGCTGCAGGCGGACCCCAAACGGTTCCCCAGCGGGATCCGCAAGCTGGCCGACTAC GTCCACTCCAAGGGTCTGAAACTGGGAATCTACAGCGATGTCGGGACCAAGACGTGCGCTGGCTTCCCTGGCAGCTACAACCACTATGACCTGGATGCCCAGACATTTGCTTCCTGGGGTGTGGACCTGCTCAAGTTTGATGGCTGCAACTCTGACTCACTGGAGCAGCTAGCAGAAG GATACAGGCTCATGTCTCTGGCCCTGAACAAGACTGGAAGGAGCATTGTCTATTCCTGTGAGTGGCCTTTCTACTTGAGGCCTGTGCAGCAG CCCAATTACACTGAGATCAAACAGTACTGCAATCACTGGAGGAACTTCTATGATGTCTATGACTCCTGGAGCAGCATCAAGAGTATCTTAGACTGGACAGCACTTCACCAGGACACCATTGTGAAGATAGCTGGGCCAGGGGGCTGGAATGATCCTGACATG CTGGTGATTGGAAActttgggctgagctgggaCCAGTCGGTGACTCAGATGGCCATGTGGGCCATTATGGCCGCTCCCCTGTTCATGTCCAACGACCTGAGGCACATCAGTCCTGAGGCCAAGTGGCTGCTCCAGAACAAAGAGGTGATTGCCATCAACCAGGACCCACTGGGCAAGCAGGGATACCAGCTTTCCAAG GACAAGAACTTTCAGCTGTGGGAGCGGCCCCTGTCTGGCCGAGCCTATGCCGTGGCCGTGCTGAACCAGCAGGAGATTGGAGGACCCCAGAAGTTCACCTTCTCCCTCACCTTCCTCGGCAATGGGCTGGCCTGCAACCCGGCCTGCTCCATCCAACAGGTGCTGCCAGCCAGCAGGGACTGCGGCGTGTACAGCTGGATCTCCTCCCTGAGCGTGGAGGTGAACCCCACAGGCACTGTGCTGCTCAAAGTCCTGCCACTATAG
- the RPL36A gene encoding large ribosomal subunit protein eL42: LLQVNVPKTRRTYCKKCGKHQPHKVTQYKKGKDSLYAQGKRRYDRKQSGYGGQTKPIFRKKAKTTKKIVLRLECVEPNCRSKRMLAIKRCKHFELGGDKKRKGQVIQF; the protein is encoded by the exons CTCCTGCAGGTGAACGTGCCGAAAACCCGCCGGACCTACTGCAAGAAATGCGGGAAGCACCAGCCGCACAAGGTCACGCAGTACAAGAAGGGGAAGGACTCGCTCTACGCGCAGG GAAAAAGGCGTTACGATCGGAAGCAGAGTGGCTATGGGGGCCAGACAAAGCCTATCTTCCGTAAAAAG gCCAAGACCACCAAGAAGATTGTGCTGAGGCTGGAGTGTGTGGAGCCCAACTGCAGGTCCAAGAGGATGCTGGCGATTAAGAGGTGCAAGCACTTTGAGCTGGGAGGAGACAAGAAGAGAAAG GGCCAGGTGATCCAGTTCTGA
- the LOC137482728 gene encoding magnesium transporter NIPA2-like, translated as MGAGFGTGLGLALASSAFIGGSFVLKKKGLLRLCGRARAGQGGHAYLREWLWWAGLLCMGVGEAANFAAYAFAPATLVTPLGALSVLVSAVLSSIFLNEQLNVHGKIGCILSILGSTVMVIHAPQEEEVSSLESMAEKLKDPGFIVFAVCVLVSSLLLIFVAGPRYGQSNVLVYVLVCSAIGSLSVSCVKGLGIALKELFSGKPVLKEPLGWVLLVCLLICISIQINYLNKALDIFNTSVVTPIYYVLFTTAVMTCSAILFKEWQHMVLDNIIGSISGFLTIVSGIFLLHAFRDMPFTPSLLPLFLQPGRADPHLPWSSADRHQSCQHQPLLPSEDKGSQSAEEEEEK; from the exons ATGGGGGCCGGCTTCGGCACGGGGCTGGGGCTCGCCCTGGCCTCCAGCGCCTTCATCGGTGGCAGCTTCGTCCTGAAGAAGAAGGGGCTGCTCCGGCTGTGCGGCCGCGCCAGGGCAG GGCAAGGAGGGCACGCGTACCTGCGagagtggctttggtgggcagggctgctgtgca TGGGAGTTGGAGAAGCTGCAAATTTTGCTGCCTATGCCTTTGCCCCTGCAACACTGGTAACTCCACTGGGTGCTCTGAGTGTCCTTGTTAG tgcaGTTCTGTCTTCCATCTTCCTGAATGAGCAGCTAAATGTTCACGGGAAGATAGGCTGCATCCTGAGTATCCTGGGCTCCACTGTGATGGTGATCCATGCTCCACAGGAAGAAGAGGTTTCCAGCCTGGAGTCAATGGCAGAGAAGCTGAAAGATCCAG GATTCATTGTATTTGCTGTGTGTGTCCTGGTGAGCTCCCTTCTGCTCATCTTTGTGGCTGGACCCCGTTATGGACAGAGCAATGTGCTGGTTTATGTTTTGGTCTGCTCTGCCATTGGCTCGCTGTCTGTATCCTGTGTCAAAGGCCTGGGGATTGCCCTGAAAGAATTGTTCTCTGGGAAGCCAGTCCTGAAGGAACCGCTGGGCTGGGTGCTCCTGGTGTGCCTGCTGATCTGCATCAGCATCCAGATCAACTATCTGAACAAAGCCCTGGACATTTTCAACACCTCTGTGGTCACACCCATTTACTATGTGCTGTTCACCACAGCAGTCATGACGTGCTCGGCCATCCTCTTCAAGGAGTGGCAGCACATGGTGCTGGACAACATCATCGGCTCCATCAGCGGCTTCCTCACCATCGTGTCCGGCATCTTCCTCCTGCACGCCTTCAGGGACATGCCCTTcacccccagcctcctgcccctcttcctgcagccaggcagggcagacCCACACCTGCCCTGGAGCAGTGCAGACAGACATCAGTCCTGTCAGCACCAGCCTCTGCTGCCCTCGGAGGACAAGGGCTCTCAGagtgcagaggaggaggaggagaagtga
- the BTK gene encoding tyrosine-protein kinase BTK: MASVILESIFLKRSQQKKKTSPLNFKKRLFLLTESKLSYYEYDFERGRRGSKKGSVDIEKITCVETVAPENNPPPERQVPRKGEDYNNVEQISIIERFPYPFQVVYDEGPLYIFSPTEELRKRWIHQLKSVIRYNSDLVQKYHPCFWIDGQYLCCSQTAKNAMGCQILESRNGSLKVGRSHRKTKKPLPPTPEEDQMVMKPLPPEPAPSTAGELKKVVALYNYEPMNAQDLQLQKGEEYFILEESHLPWWKALDKNGREGYIPSNYVTETRNSLEIFEWYSKNITRSQAEQLLKQEGKEGGFIVRDSTSKTGKYTVSVYAKSSVDPQGTIRHYVVCCTPQNQYYLAEKHLFNSIPELITYHQHNSAGLISRLKYPVSQHKKSAPSTAGLGYGSWEIDPKDLTFLKELGTGQFGVVKYGKWRGQYNVAIKMIREGSMSEDEFIDEAKVMMNLSHEKLVQLYGVCTKQRPIFIITEYMANGCLLNFLRETRQRFQPADLLEMCKDVCEAMEYLESKQFLHRDLAARNCLVNDQGIVKVSDFGLSRYVLDDEYTSSMGSKFPVRWSPPEVLLYSKFSSKSDVWSFGVLMWEVYSLGKMPYERFNNSETTEHVIQGLRLYRPQAASERVYAIMYSCWHEKPEERPTFTVLLSSILDISDEEC, from the exons ATGGCCAGCGTCATCCTGGAGAGCATCTTCTTGAAGCGCTCGcagcagaagaagaaaacatcTCCCCTCAACTTCAAGAAGCGCCTGTTCCTGCTGACGGAGAGCAAGCTGTCCTACTATGAGTATGACTTTGAGCGGGGG CGCCGGGGCAGTAAGAAGGGCTCTGTGGACATTGAGAAGATCACCTGTGTGGAGACAGTGGCACCTGAAAACAACCCTCCCCCTGAGCGACAGGTCCCG AGGAAAGGGGAGGATTACAACAACGTGGAGCAGATCTCAATCATCGAACGGTTCCCCTACCCCTTCCAG GTGGTCTATGACGAGGGGCCCCTCTACATCTTCTCCCCGACGGAGGAGCTGCGCAAGCGCTGGATCCATCAGCTGAAGAGCG TGATTCGGTACAACAGCGACCTGGTCCAGAAGTACCACCCCTGCTTCTGGATCGACGGCCAGtacctgtgctgctcccagaCAGCCAAGAACGCCATGGGCTGCCAGATTCTGGAGAGCAGGAATGGCA GTTTAAAAGTCGGGCGGTCGCATCGCAAGACAAAGAAGCCCCTTCCCCCAACTCCTGAGGAGGACCAG ATGGTGATGAAGCCTCTGCCTCCCGagccagcccccagcacagcaggggagTTGAAGAAGGTGGTGGCCCTCTACAACTACGAGCCGATGAACGCGCAGgacctgcagctgcagaagggCGAGGAGTACTTCATCCTGGAGGAGAGCCACCTGCCCTGGTGGAAAGCCCTTGACAAGAACGG gagGGAAGGATACATCCCCAGCAACTACGTCACTGAAACCAGAAATTCCCTGGAGATCTTTGA GTGGTACTCAAAGAATATCACTCGGAGCCAAGCGGAGCAACTGCTGAAACAGGAG GGTAAGGAAGGGGGCTTCATTGTCCGAGATTCCACCAGCAAGACAGGGAAATACACTGTCTCCGTCTATGCCAAGTCCTCTGT AGACCCCCAAGGCACGATCCGCCACTATGTCGTCTGCTGCACCCCCCAGAATCAGTATTACCTGGCAGAAAAACACCTGTTCAACAGCATCCCAGAGCTTATCACCTACCACCAGCACAACTCTGCAG gGCTCATATCCAGACTGAAGTACCCCGTGTCTCAGCACAAGAAAAGTGCTCCTTCCACAGCTGGCCTTGGCTATG GATCGTGGGAGATTGACCCCAAGGATCTGACCTTCCTGAAGGAACTTGGGACGGGGCAGTTTGGCGTGGTGAAGTACGGGAAATGGAGAGGCCAGTACAACGTTGCCATCAAGATGATCAGGGAGGGCTCCATGTCAGAGGATGAGTTTATTGATGAAGCCAAAGTCATGAT GAACCTGTCTCACGAGAAGCTGGTGCAGCTCTATGGGGTCTGCACTAAGCAGCGTCCCATCTTCATCATCACCGAGTACATGGCCAATGGCTGCCTCCTGAACTTCCTGAGGGAAACACGGCAGCGCTTCCAGCCTGCCGACCTGCTGGAGATGTGCAAGGATGTCTGTGAAGCTATGGAGTACCTGGAATCCAAGCAGTTTCTGCACAGAGACCTG GCTGCTCGAAACTGTTTGGTGAATGACCAAGGAATTGTGAAAGTGTCAGATTTTGGTCTTTCCAG GTACGTGCTAGATGATGAGTACACAAGCTCCATGGGGTCCAAGTTTCCAGTGCGGTGGTCTCCTCCTGAAGTGCTGCTGTACAGCAAGTTCAGCAGCAAGTCTGACGTCTGGTCCTTTG GCGTCCTGATGTGGGAAGTTTACTCCCTGGGAAAGATGCCTTATGAGAGGTTTAACAACAGCGAGACCACCGAGCACGTCATCCAAGGCCTGCGCCTGTACCGGCCGCAGGCGGCCTCGGAGCGGGTCTATGCCATCATGTACAGCTGCTGGCATGAG AAACCTGAGGAGCGCCCCACCTTCACcgtgctgctgagcagcatcCTGGACATCTCCGACGAGGAGTGCTGA
- the TAF7L gene encoding transcription initiation factor TFIID subunit 7-like: MSKGKDDAPHELESQFVLRLPPEYASTVRRAVQSGNVNLKDRLTIELHADGRHGIVRVDRVPLAAKLVDLPCIIESLKTIDKKTFYKTADICQMLVCTVDGDLYPPLEEQTVTTDPKANKKKDKDREKKFIWNHGITLPLKNVRKRRFRKTAKKKYIESPDVEKEVKRLLSTDAEAVSVRWEVIAEDETKEVDNHGSLTSLDISSPGMSGHKQGHGSSEHDELREIFNDISSSSEDEDERDHHDDEDLNIMDTEEDLERQLQDKLNESDGQQQENEGSNQIAMGIQKQIDNLKSKLQETQDRRKRQEDLIMKVENLALKTRLQAVLDEFKQQEEREKQQMASLQEQLESLMEK, translated from the exons ATGAGCAAGGGCAAGGACGATGCTCCGCACGAGCTCGAGAGCCAGTTCGTGCTGCGGCTGCCCCCG GAATATGCCTCAACTGTGCGGCGAGCAGTCCAGTCTGGGAATGTCAACCTGAAGGACAGGCTTACCATTGAGCTGCACG CGGACGGGCGCCATGGGATTGTCCGTGTGGACCGGGTGCCACTGGCAGCCAAGCTGGTGGATCTGCCCTGCATCATTGAGAGCTTAAAAACCATTGACAAGAAAACCTTCTACAAGACAGCAGATATTTGCCAG ATGCTTGTTTGCACTGTGGATGGTGATCTCTACCCGCCTTTGGAAGAGCAaacagtgaccactgaccccaaGGCAAACAAGAAGAAGGACAAGGACAGAGAGAAGAAATTCATATGGAACCATGGCA TCACTCTTCCCCTGAAAAATGTACGGAAGCGGCGATTCCGGAAGACCGCTAAGAAGAAG TATATTGAATCTCCTGATGTGGAAAAAGAGGTGAAGCGTCTCCTGAGCACCGATGCTGAGGCTGTCAGTGTCC GCTGGGAAGTCATTGCTGAAGATGAAACAAAAGAAGTGGACAACCATGGTTCACTCACCAGCCTGGACATCTCCTCCCCAGGGATGTCGGGGCATAAGCAAGGCCATGGCTCCTCAG AACACGATGAACTGCGGGAGATATTTAATgacatcagcagcagcagcgaggaTGAAGATGAGAGGGATCATCATGACGATGAAGACCTGAACATCATGGACACTGAGGAAGACTTGGAGAGACAACTGCAGGACAAGCTGAATGAGTCtgatgggcagcagcaggagaatgAGGGGTCCAACCAGATCG CCATGGGCATCCAGAAACAGATTGACAACCTGAAAAGTAAACTCCAGGAAACTCAAGACAGGAGGAAGCGCCAGGAAGATCTCATCATGAAAGTGGAGAACCTTGCCCTCAAG ACCCGTCTCCAGGCCGTGCTGGATGAGTTCAAGCAGCAAGAAGAGCGCGAGAAGCAGCAG ATGGcgtccctgcaggagcagctggagtcCCTCATGGAGAAGTGA